In Haliscomenobacter hydrossis DSM 1100, the DNA window CCACCGTTTTGGGCCAGTCGCCCAGATTTGCATCCGCCAGATGCCCTTTGCCTGCGTTGGATTCCTTCACCATACAGCCGCCAAACAAAACCTGCTCGCTGGGCACGTAGGAAACGATATTGTCTTTGGAATGGCCTTCACCTAGGAAGCGGTTTTCAACCACTTCACCACCAATTTTCAAATTCAGTACCCCATTAAAGCCATTTTGGGGCACTGCATAACCATTGGCCTTAGCCAAATCAATAGTCAGTTGATTGGCATAAGAAGGGATACCTCTTTGGTGAAAGGCATTTAGTCCACCCAGGCAGTCGTTGTGAAAATGGTTGACCACGATGGCTTTTACTTTGGCTTTGAGCTTGGCTTCAATCCAATCAATCAATTGCAGGGAGACGCTGTCGTTGGGCGGTGTGTCAAATACAATAGCCTCGCCTTTGTTGTAATAAATCATGCCATTGCAGGGGACTTTGCCCCATTGATTGGTGTTGAGGTAGGTGACGTGTACCAAGGTTTTGGGCGTGAGTGCCTGGATTTTTAATGTTTCGCTATTGTATTCTGGCCGCAATTTTTGGGTGGTACAAGCACAAAGTAAAGCAAGACCTAGTACGGCAAGTGAAAATGCTTTCATGTCGGTGTGAGGTAAGTGAATGAGTTACCGAAAATACGTGTTTTTGCAAGATTTATTGCCAGAAGTTACCGTAAATGCAAGACTTGGAACTTTCTTGCCCTAGGACAAGTTTTAAGTGCTATTGCGGCCAAGTAATCAATCTGACTTTTAAAACTACTGATCTATGCTTTTTGAACTACAAAAATCTATCGAGATTCTCGAACGAACACCTGCCGTGCTCAAAACTTTGCTCAGCAACCTTTCTCCCGACTGGACGCACAATAACGAAGGTGGTGAAACCTGGAGCCCCTACGCTGTCGTCGGGCACTTGATCCACGGAGAAAAAACTGATTGGATTGTCCGAACCCAACTTATTCTTTCGCAAGAGGAGGACAAAACATTCCAACCTTTTGACCGTTTTGCCCAATTGAATGAAGGTGCAAAAAAAAACTTGCCCGAACTGTTGGATGAATTCCAGGCTTTGCGCGAAATAAACCTCACCGCATTAAAAGCCATGAACATCTCCGCAGCAAATCTGGAAGCGACTGGCATTCACCCAGCCCTTGGTAAGGTTACCCTTGCACAACTTTTGTCTTGTTGGACCGTGCATGACCTTGGTCACATTGCACAAATCACGCGGGTAATGGCTAAACAGTACAAAGATGAAGTCGGCCCCTGGATTGAATATTTAAGCGTGCTGCATAAATAATTTGCGCCCTGCTTTGTTTATTTGAACCCAAGCCCTCCCAAAACATACCAATTTTCAATACATTACACCCCAAACTCACAGCCATGTCCGTTTTCAAAAATTGCTTACTGATCGTATTGCTCAGTACTTTGACCCTCAGCATTTACGCGCAGGTTTTACAGCCCAATACCAAGCCCAATCCCAAGGTCAATTACGAAAGGCTTAAGCGCATCGACGCCGTCATCAACGAATTCATCCAGCAAAATAAAATCATCGGAGCGGTCACGCTGTTGGTCAAAGATGGCCAGGTGGTGCAACATCGGAGCTATGGCATCGATGACATCGAAACCAAAAAGCCGATGCCCAAAGATGGCATTTTTCGCATTGCTTCACAAACCAAGGCCATCACCACAGTAGGCATCATGTTGCTGATGGAAGAGGGCAAATTGTTGCTCAGTGACCCGGTCTCCAAATTCATCCCTGAATTTGCCGAGCCGGTGGTGCTTGCAACGTTCAACAAGAATGACAGCAGCTATACCACCGTCCCTGCCAAACGTGAAATCACCATAAAAGATTTGCTCACCCACACTTCAGGCCTGGGTTATGCCGGCATTGGATCTCCGACCATGCAGGCCATTTACGCCAAGCATAAGATCACTGGAGGTGTAGGTGAAATGGAAAATGAAATTGATGCGACCATGAAACGTTTGGCAAAATTGCCTTTAGAGGTTCAGCCGGGCGAAAAATGGAATTATAGCCTCAGCACCGACGTATTGGGGCACGTCATCGAAATCATCAGTGGAATGGATTTGGAGACTTTTTTCCAAAAACGCATCTTCACTCCGCTGGGGATGAAAGACAGCTACTTCAATCTCCCTGCCGAAAAGCACGCTCGTTTGACCGCAATTTATACGCCTGACAGCACCGGGCAACTCAAAAAATGGGCGAATGGCCTGGGGATACCTGCCGATTTTCCCAATATCAAGAAGTCCTATTTTTCTGGCGGTGGCGGCATGGTTAGTACAGCTTATGATTATGCCATTTTCCTGCAAATGTTGCTGAATAAAGGAAACTACAATGGGGTAAGTTTGCTTTCACCCCGTTCGATTGAACTGATGACCAGCAATCAAGTGGGCACACTTTTCGGCAGTGGCGCTTTTGGTCTGGGCTTTAGAATCGTTACGCCAGCCATGACCGATGAACTGAGCAACGTAGGGAGTTTTGCCTGGGGGGGTGCTTTCTCAACGGTGTATTGGGTGGATCCAAAGGCGCAGTTAATTGGTTTGCTCATGACCCAGCAGTTTCCGGCCAGCTCGTCCTGGAATGAATTGCAAGGGAAGTTTAAAGTGGCGGTGTATCAGAGTTTACGGTAGGATCATCTGCTCAATTATGTTTGCTCAGAGTTAACCTGATGGTGTCTCCAACACAACTCCGTGCCTTAATAATTTTTATCCAACCAAACGACCACTCGTTCCCAACTTTCCACGGGGAACCGGGCATGGTAGGTGTCTTTCAAAATGACAAATTCCTTTTTGTTACCGGGTACTGCATCATAGAGTTCCTTCACTTTGTCTACCTCGAATAATTCATCTTTATCCCCGGTGCCCACCAAAACCGGAATGTTCAATTGTTTGGGAAGGATCAATTCTTTGACATTGAGCATGGTTAGAAAGCGCAAGGTGTACTTGAAGTTGAACAATGGATCACCCGTTCCCGTCATGCCTTCGCGGTAGTATTCAACGACCTGCACGGAGGGACGGAAAATAGAACTGGACAGTATCCTGGCTTTTTCGAATAGGGTAGGCGGCGTTCGCACTCCTTTTTTGCCTTCGTAGGCACCTGAAAGCAGGATTAGCCCTGAAATTTCAGCTGGAATAGCTTTGGTGACATAAATGGCCGCTGCTTAGATTTCATTGGCAGGTACGCCAAAACCAACCCAAGCATTAAAATAACGGCGAGTAAGGAGAACAGGGTGTACAGGATCCTTTTGAATATTTTCTTCATGACCATGGCGGTTGATGTAGGGACGAAAAAAAATAAAGTTACAATCTGGCTGACTCTTTTTTGATTTTGCTGCGTTACTCCTCAGTTGCTTAGGCTCGCTATGCGCCTTCGTCGTGCCTTGCCTAATCAAAAAACAGTTGAGCCAACTTTGTAACTTGATTTCTTTTCCGTCCCTTAAAGGTATGGATAATTTATTTTCTCGTCCCTTATCTTTGCTCCAAATCCATCAACCATGTCCCCAACACCCCTCGTCGACAAAGAATTTTTAATCGAAAAAAGGGCTGCTCAGAGTGGGTTTGACATGAGCAATTGGACCTATGTGATCATCCCAGACATCCCTCCCGAATACAAAGCTCGTGGCGGAACGATGAGGGTACGCGGGTTCATTGATTCCTACGAGCTCAAACAGCACAATCTCTTGCCCATGAAAGACCAGCGGATGTTTTTACCATTGAATGCAGCCGTTCGTAAAAAAAATTGAAACCAAAGTTGAAAGAATTCAGAAAGCCATTGATCGTTTAGAAAATGGCTTGAAATTTTACGATTGGGTCAATCAGGAATAAATATGCTAACCCGTTTTTTTCAAATATACAAGTACCATGTTCGTTCTCCTCCTCATCCTTGCTTTGTTTATTGGACTCGGTTTGTTGTTCCCGCAGTTGCCCCAATTCGGTAAAGCGCCTACAGGCGAAAGGCTACAACGCATCAAACAATCCCCACATTATCAGGGTGGCGCGTTTGTCAACGAGTCACCTACCCCTACATTTACAGAAGGGCACTCATTTGGGGGAGTGCTGTACAGCTTCCTCTTTGCAAAAAAAACTGATTTAACGCCGAAAGAAACGATACCCTCCGCTTTTACCGATTTGCATCAACTGCCAGCTGATGTGGATGTATTGGTCTGGTTCGGTCATTCTGCTTATTTCCTACAAATTGGGAGCCTGAAATTTTTGGTCGATCCAGTTTTCAGCGGAAATGCGTCCCCGATTCCAGGCTCAAACAAAGCTTTTAAAGGAAGTGATGTTTATGCAGTGAAAGATTTACCAGCTATTGATTATCTCCTCATTACCCATGATCATTACGACCACCTTGATTACCAGACTATTAAAGACTTGAACAACAAGCTTCAATATGTGGTTTGTGGTTTGGGCGTGGGTGCACATTTGGAACGTTGGGGATATCCAGCTGAGCGAATCATTGAAAAAGACTGGAATGAAAGCCTTGTCCTTGAAAAAGGGATGACCCTGCATACCCTTCCAACCCGTCATTTTTCAGGGCGCTCCTTCAAACGCAACAATACACTATGGCTTTCCTTTTTGTTAGAAACGCCCAATGGGAAAATTTACCTGGGCGGAGACAGTGGTTATGGCGAACACTTCGCAAAGATCGGCGATCAATTTGGTCCCATTGATTTGGCTATTCTTGAAAACGGTCAGTACAACCCAGCCTGGCACGCAATTCACTGCCTGCCCGAAGAAACCCTAAAAGCAGCCAAAGCCTTGCAGGCCAAACGCCTGATGCCCGTTCATTCGTCCAAATTTGCATTGGCCATGCATGCCTGGTACGAACCCTTGACGGAAATCACCCGCTTGAATGCTGCCTATCATGTACCTTTGGTTACTCCGCTAATTGGCGAGTGTGTAAACCTGAAAGAAACAGGACATGCTTTCCGAGAATGGTGGAAAACGCTGCATTCAATTGATTAGGCTTTATACTTTACCCATGAAACAGATTGCTTATCTTTTTTTGCTAATGCTCTCCTTGCACACAAGTTGCAGTAGCCAGGCACCTCTCTCCGGAAAAATCACCTTAGTACCTAATGGCCATTGGGCACCTACCCTCTATTTGATTCAGCCGCATAGTCTGGATGAAGTTGCGACCAGTTTTTTGGGGCAGGTTATCGATTCGGCTCAGGTAAAAGCCGATGGGAGTTTTGCTTTTGAAAAACTACCCGACAGTGTAGAACCCATGCTGCTCGAACTTGCCGTGCAAAAAAAAGGCGAACAGTTCGTAACCCGCTTGAACAACGATGACCCTAGTAGCGCCAATTATTGCCCAATCATTTGGAAAAATGGACTCAAACTTAAAATAAGTGCTTCGATGGCACAATTTCAAAGTAGTTTCACCATCGAAAATCCCTCCCCTGAAAATGCCGCACTGCTAAGTTTGAGAGACCTTCGCCAAGCCGCTTTTCAGCAATACATGTCTAAAAACAAGGACGAGGAGCACGAGGAAACAAAAATACTCGAAGCCGAAGCGGCACGATTGAACTTTCAAAAACCCTTAATGGATTTCGCACAACAAACCGATCAGCTGCTACCCGCGCTTTTGGCCATTCGTTGGGTGAGTCCGAACCAGGATTATGAACGAATACCCGAATTTCTTTTTTCCCAATGCCAAAAATGGCAAAGCAGCAATCCTGGTCATCCCTGGGTCTGTCAATTACCCACAAAACCTCAAAATAGATTTGGGGTACTCGGAAAGAAGTTCATTGAGAGAATGTAATGTAAGCATCAACAAGAGTTTTGAGTCTTTCTAGGGCTCTGGTCAAGATGATGATACCAGGTACGGGCTGTCGTTTAG includes these proteins:
- the bla gene encoding subclass B1 metallo-beta-lactamase — encoded protein: MKAFSLAVLGLALLCACTTQKLRPEYNSETLKIQALTPKTLVHVTYLNTNQWGKVPCNGMIYYNKGEAIVFDTPPNDSVSLQLIDWIEAKLKAKVKAIVVNHFHNDCLGGLNAFHQRGIPSYANQLTIDLAKANGYAVPQNGFNGVLNLKIGGEVVENRFLGEGHSKDNIVSYVPSEQVLFGGCMVKESNAGKGHLADANLGDWPKTVAKVKAQYPDARFVIPGHGKCGGKELLDYTMELFKAQQE
- a CDS encoding DinB family protein — its product is MLFELQKSIEILERTPAVLKTLLSNLSPDWTHNNEGGETWSPYAVVGHLIHGEKTDWIVRTQLILSQEEDKTFQPFDRFAQLNEGAKKNLPELLDEFQALREINLTALKAMNISAANLEATGIHPALGKVTLAQLLSCWTVHDLGHIAQITRVMAKQYKDEVGPWIEYLSVLHK
- a CDS encoding serine hydrolase domain-containing protein; this encodes MSVFKNCLLIVLLSTLTLSIYAQVLQPNTKPNPKVNYERLKRIDAVINEFIQQNKIIGAVTLLVKDGQVVQHRSYGIDDIETKKPMPKDGIFRIASQTKAITTVGIMLLMEEGKLLLSDPVSKFIPEFAEPVVLATFNKNDSSYTTVPAKREITIKDLLTHTSGLGYAGIGSPTMQAIYAKHKITGGVGEMENEIDATMKRLAKLPLEVQPGEKWNYSLSTDVLGHVIEIISGMDLETFFQKRIFTPLGMKDSYFNLPAEKHARLTAIYTPDSTGQLKKWANGLGIPADFPNIKKSYFSGGGGMVSTAYDYAIFLQMLLNKGNYNGVSLLSPRSIELMTSNQVGTLFGSGAFGLGFRIVTPAMTDELSNVGSFAWGGAFSTVYWVDPKAQLIGLLMTQQFPASSSWNELQGKFKVAVYQSLR
- a CDS encoding serine aminopeptidase domain-containing protein encodes the protein MYVTKAIPAEISGLILLSGAYEGKKGVRTPPTLFEKARILSSSIFRPSVQVVEYYREGMTGTGDPLFNFKYTLRFLTMLNVKELILPKQLNIPVLVGTGDKDELFEVDKVKELYDAVPGNKKEFVILKDTYHARFPVESWERVVVWLDKNY
- a CDS encoding DUF1905 domain-containing protein, which codes for MSPTPLVDKEFLIEKRAAQSGFDMSNWTYVIIPDIPPEYKARGGTMRVRGFIDSYELKQHNLLPMKDQRMFLPLNAAVRKKN
- a CDS encoding MBL fold metallo-hydrolase; the protein is MFVLLLILALFIGLGLLFPQLPQFGKAPTGERLQRIKQSPHYQGGAFVNESPTPTFTEGHSFGGVLYSFLFAKKTDLTPKETIPSAFTDLHQLPADVDVLVWFGHSAYFLQIGSLKFLVDPVFSGNASPIPGSNKAFKGSDVYAVKDLPAIDYLLITHDHYDHLDYQTIKDLNNKLQYVVCGLGVGAHLERWGYPAERIIEKDWNESLVLEKGMTLHTLPTRHFSGRSFKRNNTLWLSFLLETPNGKIYLGGDSGYGEHFAKIGDQFGPIDLAILENGQYNPAWHAIHCLPEETLKAAKALQAKRLMPVHSSKFALAMHAWYEPLTEITRLNAAYHVPLVTPLIGECVNLKETGHAFREWWKTLHSID